Proteins encoded within one genomic window of Mya arenaria isolate MELC-2E11 chromosome 13, ASM2691426v1:
- the LOC128215045 gene encoding SUMO-interacting motif-containing protein 1-like — MTSAVTASSAWVTMVTGELIASTGGVTMVLGGVTASRGGMAMVAGAVKIRKAYGHGISNRILRRCNNGDESNNKIIRRGNNGDGSSKSIIRRGNNGDGRSNSIIWRGNNGDGEVTASSGWVTIVTGEVTALSGGVTMVTGEVTASSGWVTIVTGAVTASEEVVTMVTGAITTSSGVVTMVTIAVTATSGWLTMVAGALTLSSEVVTTVTGAVKASSGGKTMVAGAVTALSGRVIMVTGELTASSVGVTMVTGAITASSGRVTMVTGAITASSGGVTMVKGAVTSSSGGVTIMTGAVTASSGGVKMVTGALTASSRGVTMVTGVVRASSGGVTMVTIAVTASSGCVTMVT; from the coding sequence ATGACGAGCGCAGTAACAGCATCATCAGCATGggtaacaatggtgacgggagAATTAATAGCATCAACAGGAGGAGTAACAATGGTGCTGGGAGGAGTAACAGCATCACGAGGAGGTATGGCAATGGTGGCGGGAGCAGTAAAAATAAGGAAAGCGTATGGTCACGGGATCAGTAATAGAATCCTCAGGAGGTGTAACAATGGTGACGAGAGCAATAACAAAATCATCAGGAGGGGAaacaatggtgacgggagcaGTAAGAGCATCATCAGGAGGggtaacaatggtgacgggagAAGTAACAGCATTATTTGGAGGGGTAACAATGGTGACGGAGAAGTAACAGCATCATCAGGATGGGTAACAATTGTAACGGGAGAAGTAACAGCATTATCTGGAGGggtaacaatggtgacgggagAAGTAACAGCATCATCAGGATGGGTAACAATTGTAACGGGAGCAGTAACAGCATCAGAAGAAGTggtaacaatggtgacgggagcaATAACAACATCATCAGGAGTGGTAACAATGGTCACGATAGCAGTAACAGCAACATCAGGATGGTTAACAATGGTCGCGGGAGCATTAACATTATCATCAGAAGTGGTAACAACGGTGACGGGAGCAGTAAAAGCATCATCAGGAGGGAAAACAATGGTGGCGGGAGCAGTAACAGCATTATCAGGAAGGGTAATAATGGTGACGGGAGAATTAACAGCATCATCTGTAGGggtaacaatggtgacgggagcaATTACAGCATCATCAGGAAGggtaacaatggtgacgggagcaATTACAGCATCATCAGGAGGGGTAACAATGGTGAAGGGAGCAGTAACATCTTCATCAGGAGGGGTAACAATTATGACTGGAGCAGTGACTGCATCATCAGGAGGCGTAAAAATGGTGACGGGAGCATTAACAGCATCATCAAGAGGggtaacaatggtgacgggagTGGTAAGAGCATCATCAGGAGGGGTAACAATGGTCACGATAGCAGTAACAGCATCATCAGGTTGTGTAACAATGGTCACGTGA